The genome window AGGTGCCCAACGCCAACCGGTTCTCATCCTTCACCACCAGCCCTTCAAATCCCGTATGGGTCGTGACTGCGGTGAGGGTATAATATTGCAGGTGGTACAGAATATGCACGGGGTGGGCGGCCACGATCCAGTGGATCAGGACCGAACCCAAGAAGATCGCATGTTCAACCGGATGCATCGACAAGCCAGACCAAGGACCAACATTGATGTTGCGATGATGCAGCGCGTGCACGTGTTTGTAGAAGAACGGAATATGTAGAAAGCGGTGTATCCAGTAGAAATAGAAGCTCTCCCAAATCGGGATCAACAAAAACATCCCAATGAACCAGAAGGGATGTGCCGTAATGGTGAGCATCGGGGCGTGGCCATTCGCCAAAGCCCAGAACATGAGCGCTTCGTATGCGGTCCAGATTGTCACGCCGCTGGCGAGTGTCCAGAAAATATTGTCGCGAATTTGCCCACCAAGGGTGAACTGACGCCCATTTTTCATCAATGGACGCGGGTCATAGCGCAATTTTTTGCCCTGTTTGCTATAGGAATAGAAATACAGATGCAGACCGCCCGCTACCACCGTCATCAGGATCAGATTGCGCACCAACATCTCAGCAATCCAGCCGAAGGCCAGTGTCTTGGTTTCCTCAAGGGGGGGCTGGAACCAATAGAACGACACGAATGCAATACCGACAATGATTAGTTTCTCACTGATCAGGAACCAAGAATTCCAAACCCAGCCGAGCACCTCAACAGGACGCAGAGGCCACCGAAAGAACGGCGATACTTTGATCGGTACATTCGGAACATGGTTCCAACCTTTGACAGGTGTATCGTCCATCGATTTGACCTTCGTGTGCGCAACGCCTTGGACAGTTTGTCAGATCGCAGTATGCCTGAAAAACAAATTCAACATGATAGGGTCTGTTGATGTTCAGGATTCCCAATTGATCCGAGTTCTTAGTCAAGGTTGCAAACAACAGGAGAGCAGCCTTGATCCGTTTCGTTCTAACCGATGCACAATGGGGGTTGATTGAACCGCATTGCCTTGGGAGGATATCCGATCCTGGCCAAACCGGGCGTGACCCGCGCCTTTGCGTCGAAGCCGTGTTGTGGATGGTTCGAACCGGCGCACAGTGGCGAGAATTGCCAGTTCGCACACGCGCTCATGCCCGTGTTCTGTATTGGCCAGCCGCTCCCTATGGTTGTTGGGCAGATTGTGTTGAAAAACTCCGTTTTAGGGCCTGAACGATGATTTTTCTTTCCATGCAGCCCGATCCTAAATTTTTGGCGCGGGGGTCGGCCCAAATCGCCTACATGCGCTCACGCGCAGCCATGCGCTGTCTCGTGGTCAAAGCTTTCCGACTATTTCGCTTCATAGGTTTTCGCAAGAAATCCGCGACGCTCTGATTTCGGAGTTTTTCAACACAATCGGCAAGCAACGAAAGTCCAGCCAATCGCGGCTGACATCTATGCCGATGAGTGTAGTCTGTGTTAACGTGTCCATGTTCTCTTCGTTCTGATCCGTGGTCCAACCTGGTCACATCCAACTATCTGAGATGATGAAGAGAGACGGTGTCGGCTCGCTAGCAAACGTGGTCAAACCCACAAGGCTCAGACGCCATACACCGCCCCGTCAGTAACCTCGGCCAATGTTGCTGACGGAGGCGGCATAGCATTCTCGAGATACAGAATGGTCAGGTCTCATTGCCAGTAATTAACGAGCGCTGCGAGGACGATGGATGACAGGAAGACTTTCGGGCATCTATCTTATCGGGTGGCCAGACGCCGCCAATCCTTCAGCCTGCCGAACATGATCTCGATGCGGTTGCGCC of Paracoccaceae bacterium contains these proteins:
- a CDS encoding sterol desaturase family protein; its protein translation is MDDTPVKGWNHVPNVPIKVSPFFRWPLRPVEVLGWVWNSWFLISEKLIIVGIAFVSFYWFQPPLEETKTLAFGWIAEMLVRNLILMTVVAGGLHLYFYSYSKQGKKLRYDPRPLMKNGRQFTLGGQIRDNIFWTLASGVTIWTAYEALMFWALANGHAPMLTITAHPFWFIGMFLLIPIWESFYFYWIHRFLHIPFFYKHVHALHHRNINVGPWSGLSMHPVEHAIFLGSVLIHWIVAAHPVHILYHLQYYTLTAVTTHTGFEGLVVKDENRLALGTFHHQMHHRYFECNYGSLEIPWDKFFGSFHDGTSAADTRIKERRKRMIAS
- a CDS encoding transposase is translated as MIRFVLTDAQWGLIEPHCLGRISDPGQTGRDPRLCVEAVLWMVRTGAQWRELPVRTRAHARVLYWPAAPYGCWADCVEKLRFRA